From the genome of Amycolatopsis sp. NBC_01488, one region includes:
- a CDS encoding CD225/dispanin family protein, giving the protein MTNPYGQQQPPYGQPQSGGFPQQPQPGYGPPSGGMPAYGQPAPYGQPPTGGFGAPGYGMPGGGDINAIKDYKGWAIGCIFLMWILAIFAIMKSNEVQTYKMQGNYAMAEQASNTTRTLCLIATIIGALGWIFAIIMIIISIAAAASIPTYCTSYSC; this is encoded by the coding sequence ATGACCAATCCCTACGGCCAGCAGCAGCCGCCTTACGGCCAGCCGCAGTCCGGCGGTTTCCCGCAGCAGCCGCAGCCCGGCTACGGCCCGCCGTCGGGCGGCATGCCCGCCTACGGCCAGCCCGCGCCGTACGGCCAGCCCCCGACCGGCGGCTTCGGCGCCCCCGGCTACGGCATGCCCGGTGGCGGCGACATCAACGCCATCAAGGACTACAAGGGCTGGGCCATCGGCTGCATCTTCCTCATGTGGATCCTCGCGATCTTCGCGATCATGAAGTCCAACGAGGTCCAGACGTACAAGATGCAGGGCAATTACGCGATGGCGGAGCAGGCCTCCAACACCACGCGCACGCTCTGCCTGATCGCCACCATCATCGGGGCGCTCGGCTGGATCTTCGCGATCATCATGATCATCATCTCGATCGCCGCGGCCGCGTCCATCCCCACGTACTGCACCAGTTACTCCTGCTGA
- a CDS encoding cytidine deaminase gives MPDLEADDQKLVTLARSSRARIQAPEGAAVRDTDGRTYAAGTVDQPSFKLTALQAAVAAALSSGAEGIEAAAVVSEEGLLKGASVHAVRDLAKYAPIILAAPDGTVLEVLER, from the coding sequence ATGCCTGACCTCGAGGCGGACGACCAGAAGCTGGTCACCCTCGCGCGGTCCTCGCGCGCCCGCATCCAGGCCCCCGAAGGCGCCGCGGTCCGCGACACCGACGGCCGCACCTACGCCGCCGGCACCGTCGACCAGCCGTCGTTCAAGCTCACCGCGCTGCAGGCCGCGGTCGCCGCGGCCCTGTCCAGCGGCGCCGAAGGCATCGAAGCCGCCGCCGTCGTCAGCGAAGAAGGACTGCTCAAGGGCGCGTCCGTGCACGCCGTGCGCGACCTCGCGAAGTACGCGCCGATCATCCTCGCCGCCCCGGACGGCACGGTTCTCGAGGTGCTGGAGCGATGA
- a CDS encoding TIGR03943 family putative permease subunit translates to MKRETQNILLLLLGGALIKIAVNGDYLRYVKPAQQPWIITGGGVMVVLGAVAIVRDLLAARAKAAEPDHDHDGHAHSARPAWLLLVPVLAVFLVAPPALGADSVIRTEARVPASAAAANAASFPPLPTGNVVPLTVNEFVSRAGWDAAGTLDHRTVSLTGFVVHTGGRTLLARLVISCCAADAFPVTVHLRGDEADQLASDAWIQVTGQVVPGTATKDTGCTPDFTLASIAPVPAPKDPYEY, encoded by the coding sequence GTGAAGCGCGAGACGCAGAACATCCTGTTGCTGTTGCTCGGCGGCGCCCTGATCAAGATCGCGGTGAACGGCGACTATCTGCGCTACGTGAAGCCGGCGCAGCAGCCGTGGATCATCACCGGCGGCGGCGTCATGGTGGTGCTCGGGGCCGTCGCCATCGTGCGTGATCTCCTCGCCGCGCGGGCGAAAGCCGCCGAGCCGGACCACGATCACGACGGTCACGCGCATTCGGCGCGGCCCGCTTGGCTGCTGCTCGTCCCGGTGCTGGCCGTCTTCCTCGTCGCACCACCGGCCCTGGGCGCGGACTCGGTGATCCGGACCGAAGCGCGGGTCCCGGCGAGCGCGGCCGCCGCCAACGCCGCGTCCTTCCCGCCGCTGCCGACCGGGAACGTGGTGCCACTGACGGTCAACGAGTTCGTCAGCCGCGCGGGCTGGGACGCGGCGGGCACCCTCGACCACCGCACGGTTTCGCTGACCGGTTTCGTCGTGCACACCGGCGGCCGGACGCTGCTGGCGCGCCTGGTGATCAGCTGCTGCGCGGCGGACGCGTTCCCGGTGACCGTCCACCTCCGCGGCGATGAGGCCGACCAGCTCGCGAGCGACGCCTGGATCCAGGTGACCGGTCAGGTCGTCCCGGGCACGGCCACGAAGGACACCGGCTGCACGCCCGACTTCACCCTGGCCTCGATCGCGCCGGTCCCGGCCCCGAAAGATCCGTACGAGTACTAG
- the recO gene encoding DNA repair protein RecO, with the protein MVNLYRDTGVVLRTHKLGEADRIVTLLTRRHGKVRAVAKGVRRTSSRFGARLEPFGHVDVQFYTGRTLDVITQVETVDAFQLPLVADYQRYTAASAIAETADRLSAEEGEPVLKLYLLVCGALRSLAAGERDASLVLDAFFLRAMSYAGWAPALTECARCGLPGPHVAFSVPAGGSMCQDCRVPGSVHPAPEVLDLLTALLHGEWTMAESTLPGTRRDASGLVAAHLQWHLERQLRSLPLVERRARESVVPGQ; encoded by the coding sequence GTGGTGAACCTCTACCGCGACACCGGGGTGGTGTTGCGCACGCACAAGCTGGGTGAGGCCGACCGGATCGTCACCCTGCTCACGCGCCGGCACGGCAAGGTCCGCGCCGTCGCGAAGGGCGTGCGGCGGACGTCTTCGCGGTTCGGGGCCCGGCTGGAGCCGTTCGGCCACGTCGACGTGCAGTTCTACACCGGCCGCACGCTCGACGTGATCACCCAGGTCGAGACCGTCGACGCGTTCCAGCTGCCGCTGGTCGCCGACTACCAGCGCTACACCGCGGCCAGCGCGATCGCCGAAACCGCGGACCGGCTCTCGGCCGAAGAGGGCGAACCGGTGCTCAAGCTCTACCTCCTCGTCTGCGGCGCGCTGCGGTCCCTCGCCGCCGGGGAGCGGGACGCGTCCCTCGTGCTCGACGCGTTCTTCCTCCGCGCGATGTCCTACGCCGGCTGGGCGCCCGCGCTCACCGAGTGCGCCCGCTGCGGCCTGCCGGGCCCGCACGTCGCGTTCAGCGTCCCCGCCGGCGGCTCGATGTGCCAGGACTGCCGCGTCCCGGGCTCGGTGCACCCGGCGCCCGAGGTCCTGGACCTGCTCACCGCCCTGCTGCACGGCGAATGGACGATGGCCGAGTCGACCCTGCCCGGCACCCGCCGCGACGCGAGCGGCCTGGTCGCGGCCCACCTCCAGTGGCATCTGGAGCGTCAGCTCCGGTCCCTCCCCCTGGTCGAGCGACGTGCCCGGGAGAGTGTGGTGCCCGGGCAGTAG
- a CDS encoding permease yields the protein MDTLPATATEPRRRSRRFRISSVEVLCAILLVAILGQGRLQQLFDVPALRTGSTVFVAVCVQALPFLVLGVLISGAIAAFVPARVLERVLPRRAGAAVGVAGLAGVALPGCECASVPVARRLMGQGVAPAAALTFLLAAPAVNPVVLVATAVAFPGKPELVLARFAGSLATAMVMGWLWARWGKLEWITERALRRLPDVADGQRWRVFAETARTDLVEAGGFLVLGALISSALNVLVPAKWFGVLGDQLVLGVLVMAVLAVVLALCSEADAFVAASLTALPLLPKLVFLVVGPAVDVKLFALQAGTFGRSFAVRFAPVTLVVATACAVVTGLVVGLA from the coding sequence ATGGACACCCTTCCCGCAACCGCGACTGAACCGCGGCGGCGGTCTCGCCGGTTCCGGATCAGCTCGGTCGAGGTGCTGTGCGCGATCCTGCTGGTCGCGATCCTCGGCCAGGGTCGGTTGCAGCAGCTGTTCGACGTGCCCGCGTTGCGTACCGGCTCGACGGTGTTCGTGGCCGTGTGTGTGCAGGCGTTGCCGTTCCTGGTACTGGGGGTGCTGATCAGCGGGGCCATCGCCGCGTTCGTGCCCGCTCGGGTGCTGGAGAGGGTGCTGCCCCGTCGTGCGGGCGCAGCGGTCGGTGTCGCGGGTCTGGCCGGGGTCGCGCTGCCGGGGTGTGAGTGCGCTTCGGTACCGGTGGCGCGCCGGCTGATGGGGCAAGGTGTGGCGCCGGCGGCGGCGTTGACGTTCCTGTTGGCGGCGCCGGCGGTGAATCCGGTGGTGCTGGTGGCGACGGCGGTGGCGTTTCCGGGCAAGCCGGAGTTGGTGTTGGCGCGGTTCGCTGGTTCGTTGGCGACGGCGATGGTGATGGGCTGGTTGTGGGCCCGCTGGGGCAAGCTGGAGTGGATCACCGAACGCGCGTTGCGCCGATTGCCGGACGTGGCGGACGGGCAGCGGTGGCGGGTGTTCGCCGAGACGGCCCGCACGGACCTGGTCGAGGCGGGCGGCTTCCTGGTGCTGGGCGCGCTGATTTCGTCGGCGTTGAACGTGCTGGTGCCGGCGAAGTGGTTCGGCGTGCTGGGCGACCAGCTCGTCTTGGGCGTGCTCGTGATGGCGGTGCTCGCGGTCGTGCTGGCGCTGTGCAGTGAGGCGGACGCGTTCGTGGCGGCGTCGCTGACGGCGTTGCCGTTGTTGCCGAAGCTGGTGTTCCTGGTCGTCGGCCCGGCGGTCGACGTCAAGCTGTTCGCGCTCCAGGCAGGCACGTTCGGCCGGTCGTTCGCGGTGCGGTTCGCCCCGGTGACGTTGGTGGTGGCGACGGCGTGCGCCGTGGTGACCGGTCTGGTGGTGGGGTTGGCGTGA
- a CDS encoding RDD family protein, with translation MTDPYGQQSFGQQPGGQQPFGQPQPGQAPPPYGQPYGQPAPFGQPGTPFGAPQNYANWGQRAGALIIDQAPIIVVYLLAFILTIAGARGIGLLLYALGGLGGIGWAVYNRWIQQGNTGQSLGKRVLGIKLISEQTGQPVGAGTAFLRDICHIVDGLPCYVGYLWPLWDDKSQTFADKIVNSVVVPADAAPGQVPFGPPGAQPFAGGYPPPGQPQSGGFPQQPQSGGFGQPAPGGFPQQPSSGGFPQQPASGGFGQPPQPGGFGQQPGRPLAPPPGGSAFDEVERTQMLRPDSAAGGSAFDEQAERTQMLRPEGQGHGQGDAGETQKLQPGQFGQPPNDQPPHH, from the coding sequence ATGACCGATCCCTACGGTCAGCAGTCCTTCGGGCAGCAGCCCGGCGGCCAGCAACCGTTCGGACAACCGCAGCCCGGTCAGGCGCCGCCGCCGTACGGGCAGCCCTACGGGCAGCCGGCGCCGTTCGGCCAGCCGGGAACGCCCTTCGGCGCACCGCAGAACTATGCGAACTGGGGCCAGCGGGCCGGCGCGCTGATCATCGACCAGGCGCCGATCATCGTCGTCTACCTCCTCGCGTTCATCCTGACCATCGCCGGCGCGCGCGGCATCGGCCTTCTCCTGTACGCGCTCGGCGGCCTCGGCGGCATCGGCTGGGCCGTCTACAACCGGTGGATCCAGCAGGGGAACACCGGGCAGTCGCTGGGCAAGCGCGTCCTCGGGATCAAGCTGATCTCCGAGCAGACCGGGCAGCCGGTCGGCGCCGGAACCGCGTTCCTGCGCGACATCTGCCACATCGTCGACGGCCTGCCGTGCTACGTCGGCTACCTGTGGCCGCTGTGGGACGACAAGAGCCAGACCTTCGCGGACAAGATCGTCAACTCCGTGGTGGTGCCGGCCGACGCCGCGCCCGGCCAGGTCCCGTTCGGCCCGCCCGGCGCGCAGCCGTTCGCCGGCGGCTACCCGCCGCCCGGGCAGCCGCAGTCCGGGGGATTCCCGCAGCAGCCCCAGTCCGGCGGCTTCGGCCAGCCCGCGCCGGGCGGCTTCCCGCAGCAGCCGTCCTCCGGCGGGTTCCCGCAGCAGCCGGCGTCCGGCGGCTTCGGGCAGCCCCCGCAGCCGGGTGGCTTCGGGCAGCAGCCGGGCCGGCCGCTCGCCCCGCCGCCGGGTGGTTCCGCCTTCGACGAAGTCGAGCGCACCCAGATGCTCCGCCCGGACTCCGCCGCAGGCGGGTCCGCGTTCGACGAACAGGCCGAACGGACGCAGATGCTGCGTCCCGAAGGCCAGGGCCACGGCCAGGGCGACGCCGGGGAAACCCAGAAGCTCCAGCCCGGCCAGTTCGGCCAGCCGCCGAACGACCAGCCGCCGCACCACTGA
- a CDS encoding YbjN domain-containing protein: MSATEAAETAELLTQAKDSLERYLEVHVDDDGALTFAHGDVPCVIQATRLGEGLTVLTLTCVVGWDLVDGPELPIAVAERAGQGLFGTLGVGHSDNGVDVTLRYAFPAAGLDAAALGTLLMLVVSTASQLRTDLPGIVPDE, from the coding sequence ATGAGCGCGACCGAAGCGGCGGAGACCGCGGAACTGCTTACGCAGGCGAAGGACTCCCTCGAGCGCTACCTCGAGGTGCACGTCGACGACGACGGCGCGCTGACGTTCGCCCACGGCGACGTCCCGTGCGTGATCCAGGCGACCCGGCTCGGCGAGGGCCTCACCGTGCTGACGCTGACCTGCGTGGTCGGCTGGGACCTCGTGGACGGGCCGGAGCTGCCGATCGCCGTCGCCGAGCGGGCGGGGCAGGGGTTGTTCGGGACCCTCGGCGTCGGGCATTCCGACAACGGCGTGGACGTGACGCTGCGGTACGCGTTCCCGGCGGCCGGGCTGGACGCCGCCGCGCTCGGGACGTTGCTGATGCTGGTGGTGTCGACGGCGTCGCAGCTGCGGACGGATTTGCCGGGAATCGTGCCTGACGAGTAA
- a CDS encoding hemolysin family protein, with product MVQLLFAIALVLLAGVFAAADAAISTVSQARADGLARLGLPGARHLAAVVAERRRHINLLLLLRLGCELTATVLVTVFVGTRLAPLGLAVLVTAVVMVVVSYVLIGVGPRTLGRQHPYRIGRYVAGPVRVLGSVLGPLSRLLILIGNAITPGQGFREGPFTSEVELREAVDLAQERGVVEDSEREMIHSVFELGDTVAREVMVPRTEIVWIERTKTVRQALALALRTGFTRLPVIDESVDDIVGVVNIKDLMSAYMDPDGSSTVVDTLMNEASFVPDSKRLDELLKEMQRSHHHMAIAVDEYGGTAGLLTIEDVLEEIVGEITDESDADERPEVEELSDGAVRVSSRMSVDDLGELFGIDLEDHDVETVGGLLAERLGRVPLPGAEAEVAGLRLFAEGGKDRRGRMRITSVVVHPADADAVTDPADRTTRRRTRLPHPDERDRSVEHA from the coding sequence ATGGTCCAGCTCCTCTTCGCGATCGCGCTCGTGCTCCTCGCGGGCGTGTTCGCGGCGGCCGACGCCGCCATCAGCACCGTGTCGCAGGCCCGGGCCGACGGCCTCGCCCGGCTCGGGCTGCCCGGGGCCCGGCACCTCGCCGCGGTCGTCGCCGAACGCCGCCGCCACATCAACCTGCTGCTCCTGCTCCGCCTCGGCTGCGAGCTCACGGCCACCGTGCTCGTCACGGTGTTCGTCGGCACCCGCCTGGCGCCCCTGGGCCTGGCCGTGCTGGTCACCGCCGTCGTCATGGTCGTGGTCAGCTACGTCCTCATCGGCGTCGGCCCCCGCACCCTCGGCCGCCAGCACCCCTACCGCATCGGCCGCTACGTCGCCGGGCCCGTCCGCGTCCTCGGCTCGGTCCTCGGCCCGCTGTCGCGGCTGCTCATCCTCATCGGCAACGCCATCACCCCCGGTCAGGGCTTCCGCGAAGGCCCGTTCACCTCCGAGGTCGAGCTGCGCGAGGCCGTCGACCTCGCCCAGGAACGCGGCGTCGTCGAGGACTCCGAGCGCGAGATGATCCACTCGGTGTTCGAGCTCGGCGACACCGTCGCCCGCGAGGTCATGGTGCCGCGCACCGAGATCGTCTGGATCGAGCGCACCAAGACCGTCCGCCAGGCCCTCGCCCTGGCGCTGCGCACCGGCTTCACCCGGCTGCCGGTGATCGACGAGTCCGTCGACGACATCGTCGGCGTCGTCAACATCAAGGATCTGATGTCGGCGTACATGGACCCGGACGGGTCGAGCACGGTCGTCGACACGCTGATGAACGAAGCCTCCTTCGTCCCCGACTCGAAACGGCTCGACGAGCTCCTCAAGGAGATGCAGCGCTCGCACCACCACATGGCGATCGCCGTCGACGAGTACGGCGGCACCGCGGGCCTGCTCACCATCGAGGACGTCCTCGAGGAGATCGTCGGCGAGATCACCGACGAGTCCGACGCCGACGAGCGCCCCGAGGTCGAGGAGCTCAGCGACGGTGCCGTCCGCGTCTCGTCCCGGATGAGCGTCGACGACCTGGGCGAGCTGTTCGGCATCGACCTCGAAGACCACGACGTGGAGACCGTGGGCGGGCTGCTCGCGGAACGACTGGGTAGGGTCCCGCTACCGGGGGCCGAAGCCGAGGTCGCCGGCCTTCGGCTGTTCGCCGAAGGGGGCAAGGACCGGCGTGGCCGCATGCGGATCACGTCGGTGGTCGTGCACCCGGCCGACGCCGACGCGGTGACCGACCCGGCCGACCGCACCACCCGGCGCCGCACGCGCCTGCCCCACCCCGACGAACGCGACAGGAGCGTCGAACATGCCTGA
- a CDS encoding CD225/dispanin family protein: protein MTQQYPHYGWQPNYGPPPDSNLVWGILTTVLCCLPLGIVSIVKASQVNTLWFQGFHAEAHRAADEARKWAMWSAISAGVLIALYLAFILVMLALVGVSFRSLVP, encoded by the coding sequence GTGACCCAGCAGTACCCCCACTACGGATGGCAGCCGAACTACGGACCGCCGCCGGACAGCAACCTGGTCTGGGGGATCCTGACGACCGTGCTGTGCTGCCTGCCGTTGGGTATCGTCTCCATCGTGAAGGCGAGCCAGGTCAACACCCTGTGGTTCCAGGGCTTTCACGCCGAAGCGCACCGCGCTGCCGACGAAGCCCGCAAGTGGGCCATGTGGTCGGCGATCTCCGCGGGCGTCCTGATCGCGCTCTACCTGGCGTTCATCCTGGTCATGCTCGCCCTCGTCGGCGTCTCGTTCCGGTCGCTGGTGCCATGA
- a CDS encoding PhoH family protein produces the protein MRFIDRIEPAGRAEAVCIQVAAEDSLYVTEDHLLTHNTLNDAFIILDEAQNTTPEQMKMFLTRLGFGSKIVVTGDITQVDLPSGQRSGLRVVRDILHGVEDLHFAELTSQDVVRHRLVANIVDAYEKWQAVQDAQDQQGNGWKGNRR, from the coding sequence ATGCGGTTCATCGACCGCATTGAGCCGGCAGGCCGGGCTGAAGCGGTGTGCATCCAGGTCGCGGCGGAGGACTCGCTGTACGTCACCGAGGACCACCTGCTCACGCACAACACCCTCAACGACGCCTTCATCATCCTCGACGAGGCCCAGAACACCACGCCCGAGCAGATGAAGATGTTCCTCACCCGCCTCGGCTTCGGCTCCAAGATCGTCGTCACCGGTGACATCACCCAGGTCGACCTGCCCAGCGGGCAGCGCAGCGGCCTGCGCGTCGTGCGCGACATCCTCCACGGCGTCGAGGACCTCCACTTCGCCGAGCTGACCAGCCAGGACGTCGTCCGGCACCGGCTCGTCGCGAACATCGTCGACGCCTACGAGAAGTGGCAGGCCGTGCAGGACGCGCAGGACCAGCAGGGCAACGGCTGGAAGGGCAACCGGCGGTGA
- the era gene encoding GTPase Era produces the protein MTEHRSGFACFVGRPNAGKSTLTNALVGTKVAITSSKPQTTRHAIRGIVSREDAQLVLIDTPGLHRPRTLLGERLNDIVHTTWSEVDVVGFCVPANEKIGPGDKFIAGELQKIAKRTPVIGIVTKTDLVQPQQVAEQLLALQDVMEFAELIPVSAVDGFQVGALADLLVGKLPEGPQLYPGGELTDEPEQTLVGELIREAALEGVRDELPHSIAVTVEEMLPREGRDDLIDVHAFLYVERPSQKGIILGHKGERLREVGATARKNIEALLGSKVYLDLHVKVAKEWQRDPRQLRRLGF, from the coding sequence ATGACGGAACACCGGTCCGGCTTCGCCTGCTTCGTCGGGCGTCCCAACGCGGGCAAGTCGACGCTGACCAACGCCCTCGTCGGCACCAAGGTCGCGATCACCTCAAGCAAGCCGCAGACCACGCGGCACGCGATCCGCGGGATCGTCTCCCGCGAGGACGCGCAGCTCGTCCTCATCGACACCCCCGGCCTGCACCGCCCCCGCACCCTGCTCGGCGAGCGGCTCAACGACATCGTGCACACGACGTGGTCCGAAGTGGACGTCGTCGGCTTCTGCGTGCCGGCCAACGAAAAGATCGGGCCCGGCGACAAGTTCATCGCCGGCGAGCTGCAGAAGATCGCCAAGCGCACTCCGGTGATCGGCATCGTCACGAAGACCGACCTCGTCCAGCCACAGCAGGTCGCCGAACAGCTCCTTGCGCTGCAGGACGTCATGGAGTTCGCCGAGCTGATCCCGGTGTCCGCGGTGGACGGTTTCCAGGTCGGCGCGCTCGCGGACCTGCTCGTCGGCAAGCTCCCCGAAGGCCCGCAGCTCTACCCCGGCGGCGAGCTGACCGACGAACCCGAGCAGACGCTGGTCGGCGAGCTGATCCGCGAGGCGGCGCTGGAAGGCGTCCGCGACGAGCTGCCGCACTCGATCGCCGTCACCGTCGAGGAGATGCTGCCGCGCGAAGGCCGTGACGACCTCATCGACGTGCACGCGTTCCTGTACGTGGAGCGGCCCAGCCAGAAGGGCATCATCCTCGGGCACAAGGGCGAGCGGCTGCGCGAGGTCGGCGCCACCGCCCGCAAGAACATCGAGGCGCTGCTCGGCTCCAAGGTCTACCTCGACCTGCACGTCAAGGTGGCCAAGGAGTGGCAGCGCGACCCCCGTCAGCTGCGCCGGCTCGGGTTCTGA
- a CDS encoding isoprenyl transferase, translating into MLRRGRESKASRYELRAPDPHPSGAKPPEIPRELVPKHVALVMDGNGRWANQRGLPRIEGHKRGEAVMIDVASGAVELGVKWLSVYAFSTENWKRSPEEVRFLMGFNRDTIRRQVDYLGSIGVRIRWAGRRPKLWASVIKELQAAEEKTKHNTALNMTMCVNYGGRAELGDAMQRIARDVADGRLDPAKVTEKTIGKYLYQPDMPDVDLFLRPSGEQRTSNFLLWQSAYAEMVYQDTLFPDFDRTHLWRACLEFAKRDRRFGGAVDQASS; encoded by the coding sequence GTGCTGCGCAGGGGACGCGAGAGCAAGGCGTCGCGATACGAGCTGCGGGCCCCGGATCCGCACCCGTCCGGCGCGAAGCCGCCGGAGATCCCGCGCGAGCTGGTGCCGAAGCACGTCGCGCTGGTCATGGACGGCAACGGCCGCTGGGCCAACCAGCGCGGCCTGCCGCGGATCGAAGGCCACAAGCGCGGCGAAGCGGTCATGATCGACGTCGCGAGCGGGGCCGTCGAGCTCGGCGTCAAGTGGCTTTCGGTGTACGCGTTCTCGACGGAGAACTGGAAGCGCAGCCCCGAAGAGGTGCGGTTCCTGATGGGCTTCAACCGCGACACGATCCGCCGCCAGGTCGACTACCTCGGCTCGATCGGCGTCCGCATCCGCTGGGCCGGGCGGCGGCCGAAGCTGTGGGCGTCGGTGATCAAGGAGCTGCAGGCGGCCGAGGAGAAGACCAAGCACAACACGGCGCTGAACATGACGATGTGCGTCAACTACGGCGGCCGCGCCGAGCTGGGCGACGCGATGCAGCGGATCGCGCGCGACGTCGCGGACGGTCGGCTGGACCCCGCGAAGGTCACCGAGAAGACCATCGGCAAGTACCTGTACCAGCCGGACATGCCGGACGTGGACCTGTTCCTGCGGCCCTCGGGCGAGCAGCGGACGTCGAACTTCCTGCTGTGGCAGTCGGCCTACGCGGAGATGGTCTACCAGGACACGCTGTTCCCGGACTTCGACCGGACGCACCTGTGGCGCGCGTGCCTCGAGTTCGCGAAGCGGGATCGCCGCTTCGGAGGCGCTGTCGACCAGGCTTCCTCATGA
- a CDS encoding CD225/dispanin family protein, whose product MTEKPRPPADYNPGPPPATYLVWGIVSAVLCCLPFGALSIYQAAKVEKLWAQGDPDAARAASGDARRWAIVAAVAGAVLWVAAIVTVVLLFGTLTDDAASH is encoded by the coding sequence GTGACCGAAAAGCCGCGGCCGCCCGCCGACTACAACCCCGGGCCCCCGCCCGCGACCTACCTGGTCTGGGGGATCGTCAGCGCCGTCCTGTGCTGCCTCCCCTTCGGCGCCCTCTCGATCTACCAGGCCGCCAAGGTGGAAAAGCTCTGGGCCCAGGGCGATCCGGACGCCGCCCGCGCGGCGTCCGGCGACGCCCGGCGGTGGGCGATCGTCGCCGCGGTCGCCGGCGCCGTCCTCTGGGTCGCGGCGATCGTGACGGTCGTCCTGCTCTTCGGAACGCTCACCGACGACGCCGCGTCCCACTGA
- the ybeY gene encoding rRNA maturation RNase YbeY, translating into MSIEIANESGVDVDETSIVSAARYALDKMEVSPLAELSILLVTLDVMEDLHERWMDLPGPTDVMAFPMDELDSSRRPDAPDASPALLGDIVLCPAFAKDQAKTAGHELIDELHLLTVHGCLHLLGYDHAEPAEEREMFALQKRILGEYQDAVAALQKRDAQRNTDDRVLGIAGLDAATTPAAEPPAGEAP; encoded by the coding sequence GTGAGCATCGAGATCGCCAACGAGTCCGGCGTCGACGTCGACGAGACGTCCATCGTCTCCGCGGCCCGCTACGCCCTCGACAAGATGGAGGTCAGCCCGCTCGCCGAGCTGTCCATCCTGCTCGTCACCCTCGACGTCATGGAAGACCTGCACGAACGCTGGATGGACCTGCCCGGCCCCACCGACGTCATGGCCTTCCCGATGGACGAGCTCGACTCCTCGCGCCGCCCCGACGCGCCCGACGCGTCGCCGGCGCTGCTCGGGGACATCGTGCTCTGCCCGGCGTTCGCCAAGGACCAGGCCAAGACCGCGGGCCACGAGCTGATCGACGAGCTGCACCTGCTCACCGTGCACGGCTGCCTGCACCTGCTCGGCTACGACCACGCCGAACCCGCCGAAGAACGCGAGATGTTCGCCCTCCAGAAGCGGATCCTCGGCGAGTACCAGGACGCCGTCGCCGCCCTGCAGAAGCGCGACGCCCAGCGCAACACCGACGACCGCGTCCTCGGCATCGCCGGGCTCGACGCGGCCACCACCCCGGCCGCCGAACCACCCGCCGGGGAAGCACCCTAG
- a CDS encoding DUF2752 domain-containing protein, whose product MTTGYPGHPARGAKATLRALGAPMAVVGGLGVCCAAVLIGDPTTPGGWLPVCPTKLLFGIDCPGCGGMRMAYSLMHGDLPAALHYNAVSLVVVLLFVWSTIAWTVGRLRGRFVGSWLHWRWTPLTFGVVFVVWFVIRNLPFAPFTGLKV is encoded by the coding sequence ATGACGACCGGCTACCCGGGACACCCGGCCCGCGGCGCCAAGGCCACGCTGCGCGCGCTCGGCGCCCCGATGGCCGTCGTGGGCGGGCTGGGCGTGTGCTGCGCGGCCGTCCTGATCGGCGACCCCACCACCCCCGGCGGCTGGCTGCCGGTCTGCCCGACCAAGCTGCTGTTCGGCATCGACTGCCCGGGCTGCGGCGGCATGCGGATGGCGTACAGCCTGATGCACGGCGACCTGCCCGCGGCCCTGCACTACAACGCCGTGTCGCTCGTCGTCGTCCTCCTGTTCGTGTGGAGCACGATCGCCTGGACGGTCGGGCGGCTGCGCGGCCGGTTCGTCGGCAGCTGGCTGCACTGGCGCTGGACCCCGCTGACGTTCGGCGTCGTGTTCGTCGTCTGGTTCGTCATTCGCAACCTTCCGTTCGCCCCGTTCACCGGCTTGAAAGTCTGA